The genomic DNA ATCACACTAAGGTTGGTAGCCTAGAAACAGATGCAGCCAGGTAGCAGACGTCTGTATCCAAACTatatatttgttgattttttttttctcttcccttAATTAACTTTGGTTTGCATCATTGAGCTTCACCCCATCAAAAGCCATTTCtcattttaaaacaaagaacacGCATATTTTTAATCCTAGCTAGCTTCAGAGACAAGCCAATATAAACAAGTCTATGAAAActactaatattaatatttcatttattagCTATATGAATGAATATCTTAAGACATTATTGTTCTACACAATAAACAAGACCACAAAACTTAGAAAGAAAGTGAACAAATTAGACGATGATGAGGactttaacaacaacaacaaaaacaatgaggAATGGAACAGCAATATTTGAAATGGAAAGGAAAAAGTTTAGGATAAGAATAAGATACGATGAATGGTAactaaataataacaatatcttaaaaaaatgtattaaatagttagtatataaagttaactaaaattttataatttgattctAAACTATAAAATTACTGCTAGTGTTGCTGATGCTGATGATGTGAGCCTTGTTAGTGTTGGTCGAAAAGGTAAGAACTTTACAGTCTCTTACCTCGTTGGTTCATTGGGTTTACCTAAAAACCTCGCAGAATCGATTTCAAAGAAGGTCAGGTTCGAGGACAAGTCAAATCCTGATTCTGTTCTGAAGCTTTTGAGAAAGCATGGGTTTACAGATACTCAGATCTCCAGCATCGTTACGAGTTATCCACGGTTGCTTTTAGCTGATGTTAAGAAATCACTTGGTCCAAAGCTTCAGTTTTTGCAGTCTAGAGGAGGTTCAAGCTCTGAGCTCATTCAGATTGTTTCTTCAGTTCCGAGAATCTTGGGAAAGAGAGGGCAAAAAACCATCAGTGTGTACTATGATTTCATCAAAGACACTTTACTTGATAAGAGTTGTTCCAAGTATGAGACTTCATGTCAATCTTTTCCACAGGGTAATTTGGAGAACAAGATCAGAAATGTTTCGGATTTGAGAGAGTTGGGAATGCCTAGGAAGTTGTTATTCCGCTTGCTCATCTCTGGTGATGGACCTGTCTTTGGTAAAGAAAAGTTTGAAGAATCCCTCAAGAAAGTTGTTGAGGGTTTTAATCCAACCTCTGCAAAGTTTCTTGAAGCGCTAACCATTGTTCAAGGGTTGAGCGACAAAACAATAGAAGAAAAAGTCAATGCGTATAAAAGGTTAGGCTTTGATGTGGGAGATGTTTGGACAGTGTTCAAGAGGTGGCCAAACTTTCTGACACACTCTGAGAAGAAGATCTTGAACACTGTTGAAACATATATTGGCTTAGGATTCAGTAGAGATGAGTTTATGATGGTGGTTAGGCGTTTTCCTCAGGGGATTGGATTGTCTGCAGAGACGATTAAAAAGAAGACTGAGTTACTGGTTAAGAAGATGAATTGGCCTCTAAAGGCTCTGGTGTCAAACCCTGCGGTACTTGGATATAGCATGGAGAAGAGGATTGTACCAAGGTGTAACGTAATCAACGCTCTCATACCCAAAGGATTGATAGGAAGTGAACTCCCTTCGATATCGTATGTCTTCATATGTAGCAATGAGGTGTTCTTAGACAGGTATGTTAAGAAGCACGAGGACAAGAAGCTGGTGACTGAGTTGATGAGTATCTATAGTGCTTCATAGATCACAAGGCATGTCAAGGATTCTGGTTCTATTTTTTGAATATCTGAAAACCTCAATTTTagactttttcaaaaatatcagtTTGATCCATATTCAACTGTTTCCCTCTAAATGCTTAAATTTGTAATTCTGAGTCTCTTTTCTGATATACTACTACAGCAGTTagtttccaaatttttctttagtttttggtttcctGATAAGCTTAATTTCACTTTATTTGTAGAGTTTTGGGATTGGAGTACAAAAATCATAGCTAGTGATACCAAAACCCTCTTACGATACTTTAAAAtctttgttgtatatataattactgACTCGTGGACTGGTCATATATGCTCTGCCGTTACTTTATATATTCTTTGATCATATGATTCATCTGATTAGTGGAATGTTTTTATTATCAGATTGGTGATCTTGGTCTTTAGTTGCTATGTCGTTCTATACATGTTTTCTGTGAGGCTTTATGGTACATTGTCTTGAATATCGTCAGGGGCACTAGAAAGCTATCCTACATTAGGATTCATAAATCAGATTATCATCCAGTCCAAGTTGGTAAAATCTGATATCTggtttttacacttttttacTGAATACGCCTGGGCTTTTGGGATGGCTTACGACTACAGAGTGAAAACACTCAAGGTTTCTCTCTTTGACTCACAAGGTAATATACCTATCAAGTTTATGATCCTAGAAACTGTATCAAGTTCAACGTTATTATAGGTAGATTGAGATAGGGTTCTGCATTGGTTGTTGATTAATTGCTCAAGCAGCGCATTTGCCCCATATCTCTCTAGAGCTAAATCTATCAgaactatatttttcttttcttggtctTATTGTGTTTTTTAGACGTAGGAGATATGGATTCCTTGAAAAAAGCAATCTACAAGTATACCATGGTACGTCAAAACTAGGTTAAGTTTCTTCTATCTTTAAATAATTCTGAATCTAGTCCCGTGTTAGCTAGTACTTTTGGCAATTGAGTCTCTTTAATATTtgagaaaaattatatattcaactCTGTTTGTTCATTTTTGATAGGAACTTGAGAATGATACTCTTGGCGCAGAACAGAGTCTCAGAGtacttttctttggtttatgattctcGTATGCTTTTTTCAGTGATGAATCCAGAAAAGTTTTGGCTATTAGCTATATGCCTGTGTACTTTAATTATGTAGGATCACATTTGGTTTTGAAAGTAACGTAGTCTAGTGTGCATACATTGGTTGGTGATCAGTAATTTAATCCAATAGAATAGTTATTAACCAGACCAAAATTAATCTGGTTCTGCTTGGTTAGTAGTACTGagttttttttgagtttgatgaTGTTGTGATGAAGAACGTCAGATCCTAGTGAACCAAACTAGAACATAAGTGATCTGAATATGACTCGAGTAAAATTGAGgctaaaatatgaaaatt from Camelina sativa cultivar DH55 chromosome 7, Cs, whole genome shotgun sequence includes the following:
- the LOC104705172 gene encoding uncharacterized protein LOC104705172, which translates into the protein TASVADADDVSLVSVGRKGKNFTVSYLVGSLGLPKNLAESISKKVRFEDKSNPDSVLKLLRKHGFTDTQISSIVTSYPRLLLADVKKSLGPKLQFLQSRGGSSSELIQIVSSVPRILGKRGQKTISVYYDFIKDTLLDKSCSKYETSCQSFPQGNLENKIRNVSDLRELGMPRKLLFRLLISGDGPVFGKEKFEESLKKVVEGFNPTSAKFLEALTIVQGLSDKTIEEKVNAYKRLGFDVGDVWTVFKRWPNFLTHSEKKILNTVETYIGLGFSRDEFMMVVRRFPQGIGLSAETIKKKTELLVKKMNWPLKALVSNPAVLGYSMEKRIVPRCNVINALIPKGLIGSELPSISYVFICSNEVFLDRYVKKHEDKKLVTELMSIYSAS